TTGTAGATTTACTCAAACCTCTAATCACATCATCTGCCTTTTGATGATGAAAATGTTATAATGAGGTTAGAAATAGGAGGTACTGATATGTCAAATTATCAAAAAATCTATGAAACTTCTGCTGTTAACACTGGCGGTCGTAGCGGTATTAGCTATATTGAAAACAGTAGTTTTCAAGTCACAATCTCAAGCCCTAAAGAAATGGGTGGCGATGGCAATGGTACAAATCCTGAACAATTGTTTGCACTTGGTTATTCAGCTTGTTTCAATAGTGCTTTGGAAGTTGTCCTTGGACTAGAAGGTATCAAAGCTAAATCAATGATTACCCAACGCACACAACTTCTCAAAGCAGACGGTCCTGATTTCAAACTCGGCGTTGAAATCGAAGTCTCTGTTGATGGTAAATCAGCAGATGAAGCTAAAGAGCTCGGTGAAAAAGCTCATAAAGTATGTCCTTACTCTAAAGCGACACGTGGCAATATCGATGTTACCATCATCGGTGTTGACTATGATGCAAGTAAGGAAGCTAGATAAGCTTATATCATTTAAAAGAAGGTTGACAACTCTGTCAACC
The sequence above is drawn from the Streptococcus pluranimalium genome and encodes:
- a CDS encoding organic hydroperoxide resistance protein produces the protein MSNYQKIYETSAVNTGGRSGISYIENSSFQVTISSPKEMGGDGNGTNPEQLFALGYSACFNSALEVVLGLEGIKAKSMITQRTQLLKADGPDFKLGVEIEVSVDGKSADEAKELGEKAHKVCPYSKATRGNIDVTIIGVDYDASKEAR